The Hymenobacter sp. DG01 genome has a segment encoding these proteins:
- a CDS encoding XdhC family protein, whose product MTELQRLLRAYDEHRAAGRACALASVVDVAGSAYRRPGARMLVTDEGQLTGAISGGCLEGDARQRARRTIQQGRPMVVTYDSTDPDDDLQFGAALGCQGVVQILLEPLDFQNPDNPVELLRRWADGVEKPAVVATVFGVAGLSSEVGVGQRLLLTHNHAAQGTLPEQAALYPQILADAQAALAAGQPATRHYPVEAGTVRVSLEILRPPVRLTVYGAGNDVQPLVRLASGLGWRVQVVDGRPAQAQLNRFPEADVVRVLPLAQVETEPYDGSFALLMTHNYYYDLAVLRHLLPDPSTTYIGLLGPRKKYERLLDDLRQQTPDAAEQLQGRIHSPIGLNLGAETPEEIALSIIAEIQAVLTKRPAGFLRDSPHPIHPPLRADGPLVAEGRVDAVCGL is encoded by the coding sequence ATGACCGAATTACAACGCCTTTTGCGGGCTTATGATGAACACCGCGCCGCCGGCCGCGCCTGCGCGTTGGCCTCGGTGGTAGATGTAGCCGGCTCGGCCTACCGCCGGCCCGGCGCCCGTATGCTGGTAACAGATGAAGGCCAGCTGACCGGGGCCATCAGTGGGGGCTGCTTGGAAGGGGATGCCCGCCAGCGGGCCCGCCGCACCATTCAGCAAGGTCGCCCCATGGTAGTTACCTACGACTCGACCGACCCCGACGATGACCTGCAGTTTGGAGCTGCCTTGGGCTGCCAGGGCGTTGTGCAGATTCTGCTGGAGCCCCTAGATTTTCAGAACCCCGATAACCCCGTGGAGCTGTTACGCCGCTGGGCCGATGGGGTAGAAAAACCTGCCGTGGTAGCCACTGTGTTTGGGGTGGCCGGTTTGAGCTCCGAAGTAGGGGTAGGGCAGCGCCTGCTGCTCACCCACAACCACGCCGCTCAGGGCACCCTGCCGGAACAGGCGGCGCTCTACCCCCAGATTCTGGCCGATGCTCAGGCGGCCCTTGCCGCCGGTCAGCCCGCTACCCGGCACTACCCTGTAGAGGCTGGCACCGTGCGCGTAAGCCTGGAAATACTGCGGCCCCCGGTGCGCCTGACGGTGTACGGGGCCGGCAACGACGTGCAGCCCTTGGTGCGACTGGCTTCGGGGTTGGGCTGGCGCGTGCAGGTAGTGGATGGCCGGCCAGCCCAGGCCCAACTCAATCGGTTTCCGGAGGCCGATGTGGTGCGGGTGCTACCCCTGGCTCAGGTGGAAACCGAGCCCTACGACGGCAGCTTCGCCCTGCTGATGACCCACAACTACTATTACGACCTAGCGGTGCTGCGCCACCTGCTGCCCGACCCGAGCACTACCTATATTGGCTTGCTAGGCCCTCGCAAGAAATATGAGCGCCTCCTCGACGACCTCCGCCAGCAAACCCCCGATGCCGCCGAGCAGCTGCAGGGCCGCATCCACAGCCCCATTGGCCTGAACCTGGGCGCCGAAACGCCCGAGGAAATTGCCTTGTCCATCATTGCCGAAATCCAGGCGGTGCTTACCAAGCGCCCCGCCGGCTTCCTCCGCGACTCCCCGCATCCTATCCACCCGCCCCTGCGTGCTGATGGGCCACTGGTGGCAGAGGGCCGGGTAGATGCCGTGTGTGGCTTGTAG
- a CDS encoding xanthine dehydrogenase family protein molybdopterin-binding subunit, whose protein sequence is MDTEPAFFETNPKAGSVGQPLDRVDGRAKVTGQARYSAEFNSLPGLVHAVLKTSEVAKGRIQSIDTSLALKEPGVVAILTHQNLPQLAKTPNSPEGKKAIGAPMGFLPLTSDQVHYAGQPVAIVLANTLERAQHAAALVRVNIAAEKPLASYADPRAELFDPQKVQDGKTQGHTVRGNPKAAFAAAPVQLTHTYEHAINHHNPMEPGSTTAHWEAPDRVTVYESTQGVTRTQKALSAMLGLPTEQVRVVTKYLGGGFGCKGSTWPHTVLTVQAAKAVGRPVKLALTRPQMFTSMGHREDQTQTLKVGATKDGKLLALIHEKTSTTSPWDNYAEPNSRIINLLYNCPAFESTYQLARADVMTSTFMRAPGEAPGSFAIECSMDDLAYQLGIDPLEIRLRNYAEKDPSSGKPWSSKSLKQCYARGAELFGWSKRNPQAGATRDGRLLVGWGMATASYPVHNNQGTARVRLYADGHAVVQTGATDLGTGTYTVMTQVAADALWLTPDKIRFELGDTRLPTAPNSGGSVAAGTVSSSIYMAAQDVWQKLIKLATQDKKSPLYRAKAADVVVENGRMVLKANKAKGEDFATLMKRNETTDIEGTGNGKYGAGYESGLAAGPADSGHQDDMAGHSMHSFGVHFCEVKVDPDLGTVRVSRWVSVHAAGRILNAKTARSQIIGGSIFGIGNALMEGTFRDPNFSRYTNSNLADYHVPVCADIPDMTVEFIEEHDPYINAMGVKGIGEISMVGVSAAVANAVFHATGKRIRSLPITPDKVLETKKVQA, encoded by the coding sequence ATGGATACCGAACCCGCATTCTTTGAAACCAACCCCAAGGCCGGCTCCGTGGGCCAACCCCTGGACCGGGTGGATGGCCGGGCCAAAGTGACGGGTCAGGCTCGCTACTCGGCTGAGTTCAACAGCCTGCCCGGCCTGGTGCACGCCGTGCTCAAAACCAGCGAGGTAGCCAAAGGCCGCATCCAGAGCATTGATACCAGTCTGGCCCTGAAAGAGCCGGGGGTAGTAGCCATTCTCACCCATCAGAACCTGCCCCAGCTGGCCAAAACGCCCAACAGCCCTGAGGGGAAAAAGGCCATTGGCGCCCCTATGGGCTTCCTACCCCTCACCTCCGACCAGGTGCACTACGCCGGGCAGCCGGTAGCTATTGTGCTGGCCAATACCCTAGAGCGGGCCCAGCACGCAGCTGCCCTGGTGCGGGTAAATATTGCCGCTGAAAAGCCCCTGGCTTCCTACGCCGATCCGCGCGCTGAGCTGTTCGATCCGCAGAAAGTGCAGGATGGCAAAACTCAGGGCCATACGGTGCGCGGCAACCCCAAAGCGGCCTTCGCAGCGGCGCCGGTGCAGCTTACCCACACCTACGAGCACGCCATCAACCACCACAACCCCATGGAGCCGGGCTCTACTACGGCCCATTGGGAAGCCCCGGACCGCGTAACGGTGTATGAATCGACGCAGGGGGTGACGCGCACGCAGAAGGCCCTGAGTGCCATGCTGGGCCTGCCTACTGAGCAGGTGCGCGTCGTCACGAAGTACCTCGGCGGCGGCTTTGGCTGCAAGGGCTCCACCTGGCCCCACACCGTCCTGACGGTGCAGGCAGCTAAGGCGGTTGGTCGGCCCGTGAAGCTGGCCCTCACGCGCCCGCAGATGTTCACCAGCATGGGTCACCGCGAAGACCAGACCCAGACCCTGAAAGTAGGCGCAACCAAGGACGGCAAGCTGCTGGCTCTCATCCACGAGAAAACCTCCACCACCTCGCCCTGGGACAACTACGCGGAGCCCAACAGCCGGATCATCAACCTGCTCTACAACTGCCCCGCGTTTGAATCGACGTACCAGCTGGCCCGCGCCGACGTGATGACCTCCACGTTTATGCGCGCCCCCGGCGAGGCGCCCGGCTCATTTGCTATTGAGTGCTCCATGGATGATCTGGCCTACCAGTTGGGCATTGACCCCTTGGAAATTCGGCTGCGCAACTATGCTGAAAAAGACCCCAGCAGCGGCAAACCGTGGAGCAGCAAAAGCCTGAAGCAATGTTACGCCCGCGGGGCCGAGCTGTTCGGCTGGAGCAAGCGCAATCCCCAGGCCGGCGCTACCCGCGACGGCCGCCTGCTGGTGGGCTGGGGCATGGCAACCGCTTCCTACCCCGTGCACAACAACCAAGGCACCGCCCGCGTCCGCCTCTACGCCGATGGACACGCGGTGGTGCAAACCGGCGCCACCGACCTGGGCACCGGCACCTACACCGTCATGACCCAGGTAGCGGCCGACGCGCTGTGGCTCACGCCCGATAAAATCCGGTTTGAGTTGGGCGACACCCGGCTGCCCACCGCTCCTAACTCGGGCGGGTCGGTAGCGGCGGGCACGGTGTCGTCGTCTATTTACATGGCGGCTCAGGACGTGTGGCAAAAGCTCATCAAGCTGGCTACCCAGGATAAAAAGTCGCCCCTGTACCGGGCCAAAGCGGCTGATGTGGTGGTAGAAAACGGCCGCATGGTACTTAAGGCCAACAAAGCCAAAGGCGAAGACTTTGCGACCCTGATGAAGCGTAACGAAACCACCGACATTGAGGGCACTGGCAACGGTAAGTACGGCGCCGGCTACGAATCGGGCCTGGCCGCCGGCCCCGCCGACTCGGGCCACCAGGACGACATGGCTGGCCACTCCATGCACTCCTTTGGCGTGCACTTCTGCGAGGTAAAAGTTGACCCCGACCTGGGCACCGTGCGCGTTTCGCGCTGGGTAAGCGTGCACGCCGCCGGCCGCATCCTGAACGCCAAAACCGCCCGCTCCCAGATTATCGGGGGCAGCATTTTCGGCATCGGTAACGCCCTCATGGAAGGCACCTTCCGCGACCCGAACTTCTCCCGGTACACCAACTCCAACCTCGCCGACTACCACGTCCCCGTCTGCGCCGACATTCCTGATATGACCGTGGAATTCATTGAGGAGCACGACCCTTACATTAATGCCATGGGCGTGAAGGGCATCGGCGAAATTTCGATGGTAGGCGTGTCGGCAGCCGTGGCCAATGCCGTATTCCACGCCACCGGCAAGCGCATTCGTAGCCTGCCCATCACCCCAGATAAAGTGCTGGAAACGAAAAAGGTGCAAGCCTAA
- a CDS encoding xanthine dehydrogenase family protein subunit M has product MNNFSYTQASSAKEATGIRKDKPQAAYIAGGTTLLDLMKANLEEHPQLVDINVLPFKGIEQTKDGLRIGALERMSDVGENALVKQQFPAVSESLLLAASPQLRNMASIGGNILQRTRCGYFRDAAFPCNKRVPGSGCPAQQGDNHNLAILGVSEACIATSYPGDLSVALAAFDAVLTLENQKGKQRRVPITEFYRLPGNTPHIETVLEPGELIVSILVPAAAYTQRSTYLKVRERSSYAYALTSAAVGLEVQGGSIRAARVALGGVGAQPWRSREAEQILTGAPATEATFRAAAAAALRGAQPREHNRFKVELAQNTLVQALQKVAG; this is encoded by the coding sequence ATGAACAACTTCAGCTACACCCAGGCCAGTTCGGCCAAGGAAGCCACCGGCATCCGCAAAGACAAGCCCCAGGCCGCCTACATTGCCGGCGGTACTACCCTCCTGGATTTGATGAAGGCCAACCTGGAGGAGCACCCGCAGCTGGTTGACATCAACGTGCTGCCCTTCAAAGGCATCGAGCAAACCAAGGACGGGCTGCGCATCGGGGCCTTGGAGCGCATGAGCGACGTAGGCGAAAATGCACTGGTAAAACAGCAGTTCCCGGCCGTTTCGGAGTCGCTGCTGCTGGCGGCCTCGCCCCAGCTGCGGAATATGGCCAGCATTGGGGGCAACATCTTGCAGCGCACTCGCTGCGGCTACTTCCGCGACGCCGCGTTTCCGTGCAACAAGCGCGTGCCCGGCTCCGGCTGTCCCGCCCAGCAGGGCGACAACCACAACCTCGCCATCCTGGGCGTGAGCGAGGCCTGCATTGCCACCAGTTACCCCGGCGACCTGAGCGTAGCCCTGGCTGCCTTCGATGCCGTCCTGACCTTGGAAAACCAGAAGGGCAAGCAGCGCCGCGTACCCATCACGGAGTTTTATCGATTGCCCGGCAACACCCCGCACATTGAAACCGTGCTGGAGCCCGGCGAGCTAATCGTGTCCATTCTGGTGCCGGCAGCCGCTTACACCCAACGTTCCACTTACCTTAAGGTGCGCGAGCGAAGCAGCTACGCCTATGCTCTGACCTCAGCGGCCGTGGGTCTGGAAGTGCAGGGCGGTTCCATCCGCGCAGCTCGCGTAGCCCTGGGTGGGGTAGGAGCTCAGCCCTGGCGTTCCCGCGAGGCCGAGCAGATTCTGACTGGTGCCCCTGCTACCGAAGCTACGTTCCGGGCGGCGGCGGCGGCGGCTCTGCGTGGAGCCCAGCCCCGGGAGCATAACCGCTTCAAGGTAGAGCTGGCCCAGAACACGCTGGTGCAGGCTTTGCAGAAAGTAGCGGGATAG
- a CDS encoding (2Fe-2S)-binding protein, producing the protein MSTTSSTDNPGEFPQEPRPEDGTRRSFMKQAGGILGLALAPPFAGPAERLAAYSKTVEGVTTMQLKVNGTVRSFQAEPRVSLLDALREYLDLTGTKKGCDHGQCGACTVHVDGRRITSCLTLAVMNQGKEITTIEGLAKGEELHPMQEAFIKHDGFQCGYCTPGQIMSAVACVREGHAGSDAEIREYMSGNLCRCGAYPNIVAAVREVQQKGGKV; encoded by the coding sequence ATGTCGACGACCTCTTCAACCGATAACCCGGGCGAGTTTCCGCAGGAGCCGCGTCCTGAGGACGGCACGCGCCGTTCCTTCATGAAACAGGCCGGCGGCATTCTGGGGCTGGCCCTGGCTCCGCCCTTCGCCGGGCCGGCCGAGCGCCTGGCCGCCTACTCCAAAACGGTGGAAGGCGTAACGACCATGCAGCTGAAAGTAAACGGCACCGTGCGCTCGTTTCAGGCTGAGCCCCGCGTGAGTTTGCTTGATGCCCTGCGCGAGTATCTCGACTTGACCGGCACCAAGAAAGGCTGCGACCATGGCCAGTGCGGGGCGTGCACCGTGCACGTAGATGGCCGCCGCATTACGAGCTGCCTGACCCTGGCCGTGATGAACCAGGGCAAGGAAATAACTACCATTGAAGGATTGGCGAAGGGAGAGGAACTGCACCCCATGCAGGAGGCCTTCATCAAGCACGATGGGTTTCAGTGCGGCTACTGCACCCCCGGCCAGATTATGTCGGCCGTGGCGTGCGTGCGCGAGGGTCATGCCGGTTCGGATGCCGAAATCCGGGAGTACATGAGCGGCAACCTGTGCCGCTGCGGGGCCTACCCCAACATTGTAGCCGCCGTGCGCGAGGTGCAGCAAAAAGGAGGAAAAGTCTAG
- a CDS encoding glycosyl hydrolase 115 family protein produces the protein MSPSLHRLTRFSLALLLLLLAYTPSWADTPTGLGETYISAKKSKGSFALAASGKVAPLFASAQDWPGVLRAARDLQADVQRVTKQQPALTTDQAPKGKEVVLIGTLGKSPLIDGLVQAGKLDASALMGKWETFVVQTVDKPMAGVDRALVIAGSDKRGTIYGIYDVSQQIGVSPWYWWADVPVQPQKALYVAAGRHTQGEPKVKYRGIFLNDEAPALSGWAKEKFGGINSKMYVHVFELILRLKGNYLWPAMWGNAFNDDDKQSPVLADEYGVVMGTSHHEPMLRAQQEWKRFGSGPWNYQTNQKTLADFWRQGIVNMGTHESIVTIGMRGDGDEPMSEESNISLLERIVADQRQILAEATGKPAEQTPQLWALYKEVQDYYDRGMRVPDDVTLLLCDDNWGNLRKLPKPGEKPRSGGYGIYYHFDYVGGPRNYKWLNTNPLPRIWEQMHLAHEYGANQIWIVNVGDLKPMELPISFFLNYAWNPDQIKATDVAAYTQRWAAEQFGEKNAADIADILAKYAKYNARRKPELLDQKTYSLATGEWATVVAEYNQLLARAEAINQKIPATSRDAYYQLVLHPVQACANLNELYYTVALNHDAAQKGQANTNELAEKARALYAKDAEITKRYHALAGGKWNHMMDQTHIGYTYWQQPNEQKMPEVKTLSLKEAKVIVEPTVPAATPKPAAVSGAGFVETDGYVSMEAEHYTKAVNAGSVTWQHLPDLGRTLGAMTTFPVTAAAQAAPGGESPHLQYTITLQQAGPVTVHAYLAPTLNFTAGKGLQYAVSIDDEAPQLVNLHTGMVADNGNRPWERAVAESIIIKTSQHNIAAAGTHTVKFWRVDPGVVLEKLVISRGTLPATYLGPPESPTATSAAGKGSVGRR, from the coding sequence ATGTCTCCATCCCTCCATAGGTTAACCCGCTTCTCGCTGGCCCTACTGCTGCTCTTACTGGCCTACACGCCAAGCTGGGCCGATACGCCGACTGGCTTAGGCGAAACCTACATTTCCGCGAAAAAAAGCAAGGGTAGCTTTGCCTTGGCCGCCTCCGGCAAGGTAGCGCCGCTGTTCGCCAGTGCCCAGGATTGGCCCGGCGTGTTGCGCGCCGCCCGGGATTTGCAGGCTGACGTGCAGCGGGTTACCAAGCAGCAGCCTGCCCTGACGACTGACCAGGCGCCCAAAGGCAAAGAGGTGGTGCTGATTGGTACCCTGGGCAAAAGTCCGCTGATTGATGGGCTGGTGCAAGCCGGCAAGCTGGATGCCTCAGCTCTGATGGGCAAGTGGGAAACGTTTGTGGTGCAAACGGTTGACAAGCCGATGGCGGGCGTAGACCGGGCCCTAGTAATTGCCGGCAGCGACAAGCGCGGCACCATCTATGGCATCTATGATGTGTCGCAGCAAATCGGGGTGTCGCCGTGGTACTGGTGGGCCGATGTGCCGGTGCAGCCGCAGAAGGCGCTCTATGTGGCGGCGGGGCGCCACACCCAGGGCGAGCCAAAAGTGAAGTACCGCGGCATCTTCCTCAACGACGAGGCGCCGGCCCTGAGCGGCTGGGCCAAGGAGAAGTTCGGGGGCATCAACTCGAAGATGTACGTGCACGTGTTTGAGTTGATTCTGCGCCTGAAGGGCAACTACCTGTGGCCCGCCATGTGGGGCAATGCCTTCAACGACGACGACAAGCAAAGCCCGGTGCTGGCCGACGAGTACGGCGTGGTAATGGGTACATCCCACCACGAGCCCATGCTGCGGGCCCAGCAGGAGTGGAAGCGCTTCGGCTCGGGCCCCTGGAACTACCAGACCAACCAGAAAACGCTGGCCGACTTCTGGCGCCAGGGCATCGTGAACATGGGCACCCACGAAAGCATCGTGACTATTGGCATGCGCGGCGACGGCGACGAGCCCATGAGCGAGGAAAGCAACATTTCCCTGCTGGAGCGCATCGTGGCCGACCAGCGCCAGATTCTGGCCGAAGCCACCGGCAAACCGGCCGAGCAAACGCCCCAGCTCTGGGCCCTCTACAAGGAAGTACAGGACTACTACGACCGGGGCATGCGCGTACCCGACGACGTGACGCTGCTGCTCTGCGACGATAACTGGGGCAACCTTCGCAAGCTGCCCAAGCCCGGTGAGAAGCCCCGCAGCGGCGGCTACGGCATCTACTACCACTTCGACTACGTGGGTGGCCCACGCAACTACAAGTGGCTGAACACGAACCCGCTACCCCGCATCTGGGAGCAAATGCACCTGGCCCACGAGTACGGCGCCAACCAGATCTGGATTGTGAACGTGGGCGACCTGAAGCCCATGGAGCTGCCCATCAGCTTCTTCCTGAATTACGCCTGGAACCCCGACCAGATTAAGGCTACCGACGTGGCCGCATATACCCAGCGCTGGGCTGCCGAGCAGTTTGGGGAGAAGAATGCCGCCGACATTGCCGACATCTTGGCCAAGTACGCCAAGTACAACGCCCGCCGCAAGCCCGAGCTGCTCGACCAGAAAACCTACAGCCTCGCTACCGGCGAGTGGGCCACGGTAGTAGCCGAGTACAACCAGCTGCTAGCCCGCGCCGAAGCCATCAACCAGAAGATTCCGGCCACCTCCCGCGACGCCTACTACCAGTTGGTGCTGCACCCTGTGCAGGCCTGCGCCAACCTCAACGAGCTGTACTACACCGTGGCCCTGAACCACGATGCGGCCCAAAAAGGCCAGGCCAACACCAATGAGCTGGCCGAAAAAGCCCGGGCCCTCTACGCCAAGGATGCCGAAATTACGAAGCGCTACCACGCCCTGGCCGGAGGCAAGTGGAACCACATGATGGACCAGACTCACATCGGCTACACCTACTGGCAGCAGCCCAACGAGCAGAAAATGCCCGAAGTGAAAACTCTGTCGCTTAAAGAAGCTAAGGTGATTGTAGAGCCAACAGTCCCCGCTGCCACGCCCAAGCCTGCTGCAGTATCCGGCGCTGGTTTCGTGGAGACGGATGGCTACGTGAGCATGGAAGCCGAGCACTACACCAAAGCCGTAAACGCTGGCTCCGTTACCTGGCAGCACCTGCCCGACCTGGGCCGCACCCTGGGTGCCATGACCACCTTCCCCGTTACAGCCGCCGCGCAGGCCGCGCCCGGTGGTGAGTCGCCTCACCTGCAGTACACCATCACGTTGCAGCAGGCCGGCCCCGTTACGGTGCACGCCTACCTGGCGCCTACCCTGAATTTCACCGCTGGGAAAGGCTTGCAATACGCCGTTTCCATTGACGACGAAGCGCCCCAGCTCGTCAATCTGCACACCGGCATGGTGGCCGATAATGGTAACAGACCCTGGGAACGGGCTGTAGCCGAAAGCATCATCATCAAAACATCCCAGCACAACATAGCCGCCGCGGGCACCCACACCGTGAAATTCTGGCGCGTGGATCCCGGTGTGGTGCTGGAAAAGCTGGTTATCAGCCGGGGTACGCTGCCAGCCACCTACCTCGGTCCGCCGGAAAGCCCAACTGCCACGTCCGCCGCGGGCAAAGGCAGCGTCGGCCGCCGCTAG
- a CDS encoding endo-1,4-beta-xylanase — translation MKPQKALVCLALAGLGLGFGPKADQPLKDAFKKDFYVGAALNNRQISGRDAKSMDLVKKHFNTISPENLLKWEAVHPKPDTYNFKPADDYVAFGQQNKMFTIGHTLMWHQQTPKWVFEDAEGKPASRELLLKRLEEHINTVVGRYKGKIAGWDVVNEAIDDQQGDLRKTKWLEILGEDFAAKAFEYAHKADPKAQLYYNDYSLYRPEKRAGVIKLVKSLQAKGIKVDAIGMQGHYGLTKPSLEDVEASIVAFSQLGCKVNFTELDIDVLPNPSRRQGADIAETFGADAKYNVYTTGLPDSVQQKLTKRYADLFALFHKHRDVIDRVTLWGVTDADSWLNDWPIRGRTSYPLLFDRNYQPKPAVQAVLRASK, via the coding sequence ATGAAACCTCAGAAAGCACTCGTGTGCCTTGCGCTAGCCGGCCTTGGCCTCGGCTTTGGACCCAAGGCGGATCAGCCCTTGAAGGATGCCTTCAAAAAGGATTTCTACGTGGGCGCTGCCCTCAACAACCGCCAGATAAGCGGCCGTGATGCTAAGTCGATGGACCTGGTGAAGAAGCATTTCAACACCATCAGCCCCGAAAACCTGCTCAAGTGGGAGGCTGTGCACCCGAAACCGGACACGTACAACTTCAAGCCCGCCGACGACTACGTGGCCTTCGGGCAGCAAAACAAAATGTTCACGATTGGCCACACTCTGATGTGGCACCAGCAAACGCCCAAGTGGGTGTTTGAGGATGCTGAGGGCAAACCCGCCAGCCGGGAACTGCTGTTGAAGCGGCTGGAGGAGCACATTAACACGGTGGTGGGGCGCTACAAAGGCAAAATTGCGGGCTGGGACGTGGTAAACGAAGCCATCGACGACCAGCAGGGTGACCTGCGCAAAACCAAATGGTTGGAAATCCTCGGGGAGGATTTTGCCGCCAAGGCCTTTGAGTATGCCCATAAAGCTGACCCCAAAGCACAGCTCTACTACAACGACTACAGCCTCTACCGTCCCGAAAAGCGGGCGGGCGTCATCAAGCTGGTCAAGAGCCTGCAGGCGAAAGGCATCAAGGTGGACGCCATTGGCATGCAGGGCCACTACGGCCTCACTAAGCCTAGCCTAGAGGATGTGGAAGCCAGCATCGTGGCCTTCTCTCAGTTGGGATGCAAAGTCAATTTCACGGAGTTGGACATCGACGTGCTGCCGAACCCCAGCCGCCGCCAGGGCGCCGACATTGCCGAAACGTTCGGGGCCGATGCCAAATACAACGTGTACACCACCGGCCTGCCTGATTCGGTGCAGCAGAAGCTGACCAAACGCTACGCCGACCTGTTTGCTCTGTTTCACAAGCACCGCGACGTCATCGACCGGGTTACGCTCTGGGGCGTGACCGACGCCGACTCCTGGCTGAACGACTGGCCGATCCGAGGCCGCACGAGCTACCCTTTGCTGTTTGACCGCAACTACCAGCCAAAGCCAGCGGTGCAGGCAGTGCTCCGGGCGAGCAAGTAA
- a CDS encoding alpha-N-arabinofuranosidase yields the protein MSQPFSLPRLLRQTLGLATGLVLLTAAPTEAQTIPITVQPGNPKVVISKHIYGHFAEHLGRCIYDGFWVDEKLNVPKQGRIRMDIVEALRKIKVPNLRWPGGCFADTYHWRDGVGSAAQRPKMLNMWWGNNLEDNSFGTHEFLELCKLLGTEPYLAANVGSGTVQEMAGWMEYLNSNDDTPLVLERRKNGHPEPYGVSWWGIGNESWGCGGNMTAEYYTDVYKRYATFAHSYPASPPLKKIVSGANGDDAHWTETCMKNIPLNQMWGLTLHQYTLPTGSWTGSKGKATGFDEQQYFNTLRNCLKIDAVVTKHAAIMDKYDKDKKVALLVDEWGVWTDVEPGTNPGHLYQQNTLRDALVAGTTLNIFNNHADRVRGANLAQAVNVLQALVLTDKERMLLTPTYHVFDLYQVHQDAQLLPLQFASPDYVLNGEKLPALNASASRDKAGVVHISLVNLDTKKSQKLETVLPGVSWKTVSGRILTSGNVADHNTFDKPNNVKLAAFNGARKRGDKLSVEVPPQSVLVLELK from the coding sequence ATGTCCCAACCTTTCTCCCTACCCCGCCTGTTGCGCCAAACCCTCGGCCTGGCTACTGGCCTGGTCCTGCTAACGGCTGCTCCAACAGAGGCCCAAACCATCCCCATAACCGTGCAGCCCGGCAACCCGAAAGTCGTCATCAGCAAGCACATTTACGGGCACTTTGCCGAGCACCTGGGCCGGTGTATTTACGACGGCTTTTGGGTAGATGAAAAGCTGAACGTACCCAAGCAGGGCCGCATCCGGATGGATATTGTGGAGGCCCTGCGCAAGATTAAGGTGCCCAACCTGCGCTGGCCCGGCGGCTGCTTTGCCGATACCTACCACTGGCGCGACGGGGTAGGGTCCGCGGCTCAGCGCCCCAAAATGCTGAACATGTGGTGGGGCAACAACCTGGAGGACAACTCCTTCGGGACCCACGAGTTCCTGGAGCTGTGCAAGCTGCTGGGCACCGAGCCCTACCTGGCGGCCAACGTAGGCAGCGGCACGGTGCAGGAAATGGCCGGCTGGATGGAGTACCTCAACTCTAACGACGATACGCCGCTGGTGCTGGAGCGCCGCAAAAACGGCCATCCTGAGCCGTATGGCGTGTCGTGGTGGGGCATTGGCAACGAAAGCTGGGGCTGCGGCGGCAACATGACGGCCGAGTACTACACCGATGTGTACAAGCGTTACGCCACCTTCGCCCACAGCTACCCCGCCTCGCCGCCGCTCAAGAAAATCGTGAGCGGGGCTAACGGCGACGATGCCCACTGGACGGAAACGTGCATGAAAAACATCCCGCTCAACCAGATGTGGGGCCTGACCCTGCACCAGTACACCCTGCCCACCGGTAGCTGGACGGGTAGTAAGGGCAAGGCCACCGGTTTCGATGAGCAGCAGTACTTCAACACCTTGCGCAACTGCCTGAAAATAGACGCCGTGGTCACCAAGCACGCCGCCATCATGGACAAGTACGACAAGGACAAGAAGGTAGCGCTGCTGGTGGACGAGTGGGGCGTATGGACCGACGTGGAACCGGGCACCAACCCCGGCCATCTGTACCAGCAAAACACCCTTCGCGATGCCCTGGTGGCCGGTACTACCCTCAACATCTTCAATAACCACGCCGACCGGGTGCGTGGGGCCAACCTGGCCCAGGCCGTGAACGTGCTGCAGGCCCTCGTCCTGACCGACAAGGAGCGGATGCTGCTCACGCCTACCTACCACGTCTTCGATCTGTACCAGGTGCACCAGGATGCCCAACTCCTGCCCCTGCAGTTTGCCAGCCCCGACTACGTGCTCAACGGCGAGAAGCTGCCGGCCCTGAACGCCTCCGCCTCGCGGGACAAGGCCGGCGTCGTGCACATTTCCCTGGTCAACCTCGACACGAAGAAAAGCCAGAAGCTGGAAACCGTCCTACCCGGCGTCAGCTGGAAAACTGTGTCGGGCCGCATCCTCACCTCCGGTAACGTGGCCGACCACAACACCTTCGACAAGCCCAACAACGTTAAGCTGGCCGCCTTCAACGGCGCCCGCAAGCGCGGCGACAAGCTCAGCGTGGAAGTGCCCCCGCAGTCGGTGCTGGTGCTGGAATTGAAGTAA